In Choristoneura fumiferana chromosome 21, NRCan_CFum_1, whole genome shotgun sequence, a single genomic region encodes these proteins:
- the LOC141440000 gene encoding uncharacterized protein, translating to MLKATRVVFVSEDLSSCRICLATNIKLYSIPDGLEDSFVELMGVEFSDDDGLPQYLCPHCRMQLLRGAELRARCRRADQLLRHALRIQRFLSTEDILQIDRKFHKLTLNLTQHSVYNFDSHKKQETKESQDIQEEDSFVDTEDFCDIRGEIIDPLTEDIESEVVIEPKAAADVKSNLLFEIDGLNMGTIRVKSTDAKAEKINNMRVQFKKQKVEKEAKKMEAKPKRISNLTKVSVYKFDSHKNQESKETQDIQEEDSFDDTEDFYDIKGKTIDPLTEDIESEVVIEPRAAEFEENKDPKINNLEKEKADVKSNLLFEIDGGMGRIRVKSTDAKAEKLNKMRVQFMKQKAKKEAEKEAKKMQTKAKRISNLLRYVTGKKRNAAPLTKWQLQLRRAENNFLPNFDYAEFENKHDCKLKILTMEEQLEEIEERKQSSNYLNLDFKCEFCGRGFEFERSFKNHMAKHDPASASLSAMCATSGSGLSICGTAILIPQDEVRLQHLRLRHPGQINLL from the exons ATGCTCAAGGCAACACGAGTCGTGTTTGTGTCGGAAGATTTGAGCTCCTGCAGAATTTGTTTAGCGACAAATATTAAGCTTTATAGCATCCCCGATGGCTTGGAAGACAGTTTTGTGGAGCTGATGGGCGTTGAA TTCTCGGATGACGATGGTCTGCCGCAGTACCTGTGCCCGCACTGCCGCATGCAGCTGCTGCGCGGCgccgagctgcgcgcgcgctgccgccgcgccGACCAGCTGCTCAGGCATGCGCTACGGATACAGCGTTTT ctATCAACAGAAGACATATTACAGATTGATAGAAAATTTCACAAACTGACTCTCAACCTTACACAACACAGTGTATACAactttgattcacataaaaagcaAGAAACGAAAGAATCACAAGATATACAAGAAGAAGATAGTTTTGTTGATACAGAAGACTTCTGTGATATAAGGGGAGAAATTATAGATCCCCTAACAGAAGACATAGAAAGTGAAGTAGTTATAGAACCAAAAGCAGCAGCTGATGTGAAATCGAATTTGCTGTTTGAAATAGATGGTCTAAACATGGGAACGATTAGGGTGAAATCTACTGATGCTAAGGCAGAGAAGATAAATAATATGAGAGTGCAGTTTAAGAAGCAGAAAGTGGAGAAGGAAGCGAAGAAGATGGAGGCTAAACCTAAACGGATATCGAACCTTACAAAAGTCAGTGTATACaagtttgattcacataaaaatcAAGAAAGTAAAGAAACACAAGATATACAAGAAGAAGATAGTTTTGATGATACAGAAGACTTCTATGATATAAAAGGAAAAACTATAGATCCGCTAACAGAAGACATAGAAAGTGAAGTAGTTATAGAACCAAGAGCAGCagaatttgaagaaaataaagacccaaaaataaataatttggaaAAAGAAAAAGCTGATGTGAAATCGAATTTGCTGTTTGAAATAGATGGTGGTATGGGAAGGATTAGGGTGAAATCCACTGATGCTAAGGCagagaagttaaataaaatgagaGTGCAGTTTATGAAACAGAAAGCGAAGAAGGAAGCGGAAAAGGAAGCGAAGAAGATGCAAACAAAAGCTAAACGGATATCGAATTTGCTGCGATACGTGACGGGGAAGAAGAGGAATGCAGCGCCATTGACGAAATGGCAGCTGCAGTTGAGAAGGGCGGAGAATAATTTCTTGCCCAACTTCGATTATGCGGAGTTTGAGAATAAACATGATTGTAAATTGAAGATATTGACTATGGAGGAGCAGTTGGAGGAGATAGAAGAGAGGAAGCAGAGCAGTAATTATTTGAACCTGGATTTTAAGTGCGAGTTCTGCGGCCGAGGGTTCGAGTTCGAGAGGTCTTTCAAAAACCATATGGCGAAACATGATCCG GCATCGGCAAGTTTGAGTGCGATGTGTGCCACATCCGGTTCCGGACTCAGTATTTGCGGCACCGCCATCTTGATACCACAAGATGAAGTTCGTTTGCAACATCTGCGCCTTCGTCACCCGGGCCAA ataaatttactataa